Below is a window of Psychrobacter sp. JCM 18902 DNA.
TATTCTCCTGTAGATTATTGTGTATAAATAATGGATAAAATGACTTACTACAGGTCAAATTATACCTATATTTTAATCTATTGCAAGAGAAAATGACCTTCTATAGGTCTTTTTATACTTTTAAAGGTGATAATGTCTTATGAGCGAAGGTGTTCACTCAGGTGATTCACTGCTGTCCTCATTTATGATTTCATATAAATCACCAACATTGATTCTAAGATACGTGCATAAAGACTCGATGATATCTAGATCAACTCGGGTGGCTTCTTCATGATACATGCGAGTAATGGTGCCACGATTGATACCAGTATCTCTTGCGACATCGGCAATTTTAAGGCGTCTTTCGCCCATGATGGTCGATAAGTGACACTTCACCATAGTGGTTTCCTCATTAACGATTAGTAGTTTTTGATTGGTGAACGGATTATAACGAATATGAGCGGCTAAAGTATTCCTTTTAGTAGCTCAAATTGGTATCCAATAGCGCAATTTGCCTAGTAATAGGCAGTTTATTATGCTGTCTTTGATACAGGACGTCTATCATGATGGATATACGCTAGTTAGAAAAGGCGATGCTATTTTTACTATGAAGTATTGCTATTAATAGTGATGTGACGTACATTTTTAGTTATACTTATATACTTATATACTTATATACTTATATACTTATATACTTATATACTTATATACTTATATACTTATATACTTATATACTTATATACTTATATACTTATATACTTATATACTTATATACTTATATACTTATATACTTATATACTTATATACTTATATACTTATATACTTATATACTTATATACTTATATACTCAATACATACTACAGGGATCTGTATTTATGAAGGTAATCGCGGTATTAAATCAAAAGGGTGGTAGCGGTAAGACTACCATCGCAACGCATTTGGCTCGTGGCTTACAACTAAAAGGTCATAGTGTTTTGTTGGTGGATAGCGACCAGCAGGGCAGTGCGCGTGACTGGAGAGCGGTTGATGAAGACAATCCGGTACCAGTGATCGGGCTTGATAGACCAACACTTGATAAAGATTTAAAAAGCGTTTCTGATAAAGATTACGTGGTGATCGATGGATCGCCGCAAGCTACTAGTTTGGCCATTTCAGCTATTAAAGCCGCAGATTTTATATTGATTCCGGTGCAGCCGAGCCCCTATGATATCTGGGCGACCAGCGATTTGGTTGATCTGGTGCAGCAGCGTATAGAGATGATGGATGGTCAACTAAAGGCGGCGTTTGTCGTATCACGTGCTATTCAAAACACCAATATAGGTAAGGAAGTCGCGACAGCACTACTGGATTACAATCTTCCAGTGTTAGAAACTAGAGTTATACAGCGTGTTGCTTATCCTAACAGTGCTGCCCTTGGTAAAACAGTATTTGATACCGAATCGCCTAACAGCAATGCGATACAAGAGATAACTGCATTAGTCAGTGAGATTCAAACATTTTTTGGTGAGGAGTAGGTCATGAGTTTATCAGCAGGTCGCCCTAGTAAGAACGTTAAGGATCAGTTAGCTCTATCGGATGTGACGGACAGTCCCAAAAAGACGGTACGCGTGAATTTTAATCTAGATGAAGATAAACACATTGCGCTCAAACGGTACGCGCTTGAAAGCCGAAAAACGGTTACTGAGCTGTTGACTGAAATGATTGATGAAAAGTTGGTTGAACGATAGATATAAAAAATCGGATTTTTTATACCTAAAAAAAGGATATGTATAAAAAACTCAAAAAACTATATATATCATCGAACGCTGTGTACCTTTCTAGTATCATCAGATGCTTGTTTTCTTAAGCCAGACGTAGAAGCAAGCTGCAAAAAAAATGCCCATGGCAAAACAAGCACTGTTTCCTATATCAGTACCATATAATAGAACCAAAAACGGTTAGCAGTGCTAAGGTATATTGCCCTTAATCAAAGCGTACTCAATAACGATTTAAGTTACACAAAATATAAGGGGCTTCTAGCCCCATCATTATTCTGAACCGCCCCGAGATTGTCGGAGACTCAACTTTCTGAGAGAATACGACAATGAAAAGACAAACCTACACTCCTGAGATTAAAAAACGCGCCGTTCGCATGCTGATTGAAGCATTAAACGATTACACCTCTATGTGGTCAACCATTCAAGTTATAGTACTGAAAATAGAATCTACTTTTGGAACATTGTGGTCATGTCATAAAAAGCGCACTAATGAAACCATACTAACCAACATTCAAGACTAAGCTACACATACTAAAGAGCTTGAACGTGAAAATAAGAAGCTTACGTAAGCCAGTTAGATTACAGTAAAAGCCGCTTTTTTCGCCCAAGGAGAGATAGGACATACAATCCAGTTGTGGCTCAGTTTATTGATAACAATAAGTGTGTCTACGGTATTAGAGCAATATTGACTGTGCAATATAGAAGATATGCAATAAAATTATTTTCTACCTTTAATAAAATGCAGCAACCTAAACAAGGGTAAATTATGAGTAATTCAGATAACCACAGTCACCAAGCTCCAAACCCTAAAAATATGAATAAGGCTTTCTATATTGGAATTGGTCTAAATTCTGCATTTACGCTCATCGAGTTCATAGTGGGCTACTCAACTAATTCATTAGCTTTAATCGCAGACGCTAGCCACAACTTAAGTGATGTTGCCAGTTTAATAATCTCGTTAATTGGAATGAAATTAGCACAGAAAGCATCTACTACGCTTTATACCTATGGCTACAAAAAAGCTTCTATAATGGCTTCTCTTATTAACGCCATATTGTTAGTTACAATCGTTATAGGTATTGCGTATGAGGCCTTGGGTCGATTTGATACCATACCGGAAGTTGCAGGAAAAGTTATTATTATTACAGCTCTAATAGGTGTATTTATAAATACTGTTTCTGCTTTTGCATTCTACAAAGGTCAAAAAGACGATATTAATGTTAAAGGTGCTTTCTTGCATCTAATGGTAGATGCATTGGTCTCTGTAGGTGTCGTTATCTCGGGCATTATTATTTACTATACAAGTTGGAATATCGTTGATCCTCTAGTTAGCTTGATTATTTCAGTCGTGATACTGTTATCGACTTGGGGTCTACTAAAAGAGAGTATCAAGCTTGCTATTGACGGAGTACCTCAAAATGTTGATCTCAGTAAAATCACTGCTATCTTAGAGAGCTATAAATTTATTCAAAACTTTCATCATCTGCACATCTGGGCCTTGAGTACCACTGAGAATGCTCTGACAGTTCATATCGTACCGAAGAGCGATGTGACATTAGAAGAGACTCTTATTATGAAAGAAAATATTAAGGAAGATTTGGCGCATCAGAATATACAACATGCAACTATTGAATTTGGTATTAAGGCAGATGACAATCAAAAATCGCGTGCATTAAATGAAAGTATCAACTAAAAGATGATAGACCGTATATAGCTATCTCTTTTTAAGTATGAGGCGCGTGCTTTATGTCGACATAATTTTTTCAATCAGTTCTTATGTGATCAATAGTTTAAAACTTTTATATTTACGTGCGTTAGGACGTTACCTAGAAAAAATAAAAAACTTACGCTGATTAAATTATTATAATTAAGTTTACTATTACCCTCGTCCTCTAAGTGTGGTTAGACCTTTGCCAAAATAGCTTAGTAGTAATAACAGAGTTATTATTATCAAGATAGGATAATTTCCCATAAGCATAAAGGGAGTGTTACCAACCCGTGCCTGTATCTCACCACGTAGTACAGTACGCTCAAACTGCGGTGCGCGTTCTACAATACGACCTTTATGGTTAATGATAGCGGTAACACCAGTATTGGTCGCTCGAATAAACCAGCGCCCGTTCTCAAGCGCGCGCATTTGTACCATTTG
It encodes the following:
- a CDS encoding helix-turn-helix domain-containing protein, yielding MVKCHLSTIMGERRLKIADVARDTGINRGTITRMYHEEATRVDLDIIESLCTYLRINVGDLYEIINEDSSESPE
- the parA gene encoding ParA family partition ATPase, coding for MKVIAVLNQKGGSGKTTIATHLARGLQLKGHSVLLVDSDQQGSARDWRAVDEDNPVPVIGLDRPTLDKDLKSVSDKDYVVIDGSPQATSLAISAIKAADFILIPVQPSPYDIWATSDLVDLVQQRIEMMDGQLKAAFVVSRAIQNTNIGKEVATALLDYNLPVLETRVIQRVAYPNSAALGKTVFDTESPNSNAIQEITALVSEIQTFFGEE
- a CDS encoding plasmid partition protein ParG; the protein is MSLSAGRPSKNVKDQLALSDVTDSPKKTVRVNFNLDEDKHIALKRYALESRKTVTELLTEMIDEKLVER
- a CDS encoding cation diffusion facilitator family transporter encodes the protein MSNSDNHSHQAPNPKNMNKAFYIGIGLNSAFTLIEFIVGYSTNSLALIADASHNLSDVASLIISLIGMKLAQKASTTLYTYGYKKASIMASLINAILLVTIVIGIAYEALGRFDTIPEVAGKVIIITALIGVFINTVSAFAFYKGQKDDINVKGAFLHLMVDALVSVGVVISGIIIYYTSWNIVDPLVSLIISVVILLSTWGLLKESIKLAIDGVPQNVDLSKITAILESYKFIQNFHHLHIWALSTTENALTVHIVPKSDVTLEETLIMKENIKEDLAHQNIQHATIEFGIKADDNQKSRALNESIN